From a region of the Streptacidiphilus albus JL83 genome:
- a CDS encoding choice-of-anchor D domain-containing protein: MSIHDKSAGRPSRAPRRPGRLAALALAAVTALATLPALFAAAPAYAQSGAGTPPYWAGSVFNVPSGVGADVPFTEYQAVNGTTDGSLLSPGFAQGSLASEAVGREAVQLDAAGQYVTFTMTSSTNAVDLHYAVPEGDSGTLSVYVNGTELSQQLALTSKYSYISTGDITGSTTHDMYDDARMLLGQTIAAGSTVTLEVTGSTSDLPVTVNVLDGYDVAAAATQPANSISVVTEGADPTGVTNSQNAFNEAVSAANAAGETVWVPAGTYLISSPLQLTAGTIEGAGNWYTQLETNMLVDNTSQVAGPINLSNFAILGSQVGRNDGSVANGIDGSLGTGWTVNGLWIQNTNVGFWLQYGNSNCTVENSVVQDTDADGLNFNGNATGCTVRNNYFRNTGDDSIAIWSYPATDSGITVENNTVDVSTLANGIAEYGGTDNTISDNAIADTNALGSGLTVSNEQFLSPGFTPLSGTITVSGNYLIRAGAYNPNWDHAMGAVQFDAYDYSFSGVTVNYSGGAILDSPYEAIELVSGDGDGNTISGLDISDVQVQNAGTVVMQAETSGSASVSGVTASGIGVAGAYNDGYDAGAYTPGAFTFDLGSGNTGWSTTPVLTSFPEPVEPGSLTASTPSLAFGDVAAGSTGAAQAVTVTNPGGSAASVSSIGVTGPFTQTDDCGGSIAANGSCTVEVTFAPTSGGPLTGTLSVASSAPGSPLTVALSGTGVTSNTDLALNQPITASSTDSGFPASGANDGNTSSYWESSDGAGYPQTLTVNLGSVQPVGSVTLDLPPSSAWSTRTETLSVLDSTNGSTFTQIVPSTGYTFNPSTGNTVSFNLPSGTSTQYLELSFTANTGWSAAQVSEFEVFPGSGSSSGSATLSASPTSVSFGNQTDGTTSSARSVTVSNTGSATATISSIAAGSGFGETNSCGSSIAAGGSCTVAVTFSPTSAGAYSANLTVSSSATNGTLTVALTGTGTATPTATLTASPTSLSFGSETVGSTTSAQSVTISNTGSATASISSVATSAPFAETNTCGSTLAAGASCSASVVFSPTVNGAATANLAVASNASDTSLTVALTGTGTGGTATPTDLALNQPITASSVEQNYVAANADDGNANTYWEGSDGAWPTTLAVNLGASDALDHVTLELPPSSAWGTRTQTLSVLGSANDSTWTTLVASATYTWNPSTGNTVTINLPSGTTDQYVELDVTANSVQNGAQISEFQVWGTGAGSALPDLALNRPITASSVEQNYLAANADDGNANTYWEGSDGAWPTTLAVNLGSSQTLGQVVIDLPPSSAWGTRTQTLSVLGSANDSSWTTLVASATYTWNPSTGNTVTIALPAGTAEQYVELAFTANSVQNGAQVSELAIYG, translated from the coding sequence ATGTCCATCCATGACAAGTCAGCGGGTCGCCCGTCCAGGGCTCCCCGGCGACCTGGGCGTTTAGCCGCCCTGGCGCTGGCCGCAGTCACCGCACTCGCCACCCTGCCCGCGCTGTTCGCCGCGGCACCCGCGTACGCCCAGAGCGGCGCGGGAACGCCGCCGTACTGGGCCGGGTCCGTGTTCAACGTCCCGAGCGGCGTGGGCGCCGACGTCCCGTTCACCGAGTACCAGGCGGTGAACGGGACCACTGACGGCTCGCTGCTGAGCCCCGGCTTCGCCCAGGGCTCCCTGGCCAGCGAGGCGGTCGGCCGCGAGGCCGTCCAACTCGACGCGGCCGGGCAGTACGTGACGTTCACCATGACGAGCAGCACCAACGCCGTCGACCTGCACTACGCCGTCCCCGAGGGCGACTCGGGCACGCTGTCGGTGTACGTCAACGGCACCGAACTCAGCCAGCAGCTCGCGCTCACCTCGAAGTACAGCTACATCAGCACGGGGGACATCACCGGCAGCACCACGCACGACATGTACGACGACGCGCGGATGCTGCTCGGCCAGACGATCGCCGCCGGCAGCACGGTGACCCTGGAAGTGACCGGCAGCACCTCCGATCTGCCGGTCACCGTCAACGTGCTCGACGGCTACGACGTCGCGGCCGCCGCCACCCAGCCGGCCAATTCCATCTCGGTGGTCACCGAGGGCGCCGACCCGACCGGCGTGACCAACTCGCAGAACGCCTTCAACGAGGCCGTCTCCGCGGCGAACGCGGCCGGGGAGACGGTGTGGGTGCCCGCGGGCACCTACCTGATCAGCTCTCCGCTGCAGCTGACCGCCGGGACGATCGAGGGCGCCGGCAACTGGTACACGCAGCTCGAAACGAACATGCTGGTGGACAACACCTCGCAGGTCGCCGGCCCGATCAACCTCAGCAACTTCGCGATCCTGGGCTCGCAGGTGGGCCGGAACGACGGCAGCGTGGCCAACGGGATCGACGGCTCGCTCGGCACCGGATGGACCGTCAACGGCCTGTGGATCCAGAACACCAACGTCGGCTTCTGGCTGCAGTACGGCAACAGCAACTGCACGGTGGAGAACAGCGTCGTCCAGGACACCGACGCGGACGGGCTGAACTTCAACGGCAACGCGACCGGGTGCACGGTCAGGAACAACTACTTCAGAAACACCGGTGACGACAGCATAGCGATCTGGTCCTATCCGGCCACGGACTCCGGCATCACCGTCGAGAACAACACGGTCGACGTGTCCACGCTGGCCAACGGCATCGCCGAGTACGGCGGCACCGACAACACCATCTCCGACAACGCGATCGCCGACACCAACGCCCTGGGCAGCGGGCTGACCGTCTCCAACGAGCAGTTCCTGTCCCCCGGGTTCACCCCGCTCTCCGGGACCATCACCGTTTCGGGCAACTACCTGATCCGCGCCGGTGCGTACAACCCGAACTGGGACCATGCGATGGGCGCGGTCCAGTTCGACGCCTACGACTACTCGTTCAGCGGCGTCACGGTCAACTACTCCGGCGGCGCGATCCTCGACAGCCCCTACGAGGCCATCGAGCTGGTGTCCGGCGACGGTGACGGCAACACCATCTCCGGGCTCGACATCAGCGACGTCCAGGTGCAGAACGCCGGCACGGTGGTGATGCAGGCCGAGACCTCCGGCTCCGCCAGTGTCAGTGGCGTGACGGCGAGCGGAATCGGGGTGGCCGGGGCCTACAACGACGGGTACGACGCCGGCGCCTACACCCCGGGCGCCTTCACCTTCGACCTCGGCAGCGGCAACACCGGTTGGAGCACGACACCGGTCCTCACCAGCTTCCCCGAGCCGGTGGAACCCGGCTCGCTGACCGCCTCGACGCCGAGCCTGGCGTTCGGCGACGTGGCGGCCGGATCCACCGGCGCCGCGCAGGCGGTGACGGTGACCAACCCGGGCGGCTCCGCCGCCTCGGTCTCCTCGATCGGCGTCACCGGACCGTTCACCCAGACCGACGACTGCGGCGGTTCCATCGCCGCGAACGGCTCGTGCACGGTCGAGGTGACCTTCGCCCCCACCAGCGGCGGCCCGCTCACCGGGACGCTGTCGGTGGCGAGCAGCGCCCCGGGCAGCCCGCTGACCGTCGCGCTGTCGGGCACCGGCGTCACCTCCAACACCGACCTCGCGCTGAACCAGCCGATCACCGCGAGCAGCACCGATTCCGGATTCCCGGCGAGCGGCGCCAACGACGGGAACACCAGCAGCTACTGGGAGAGCAGCGACGGCGCGGGGTATCCGCAGACGCTCACGGTGAACCTCGGCTCGGTGCAGCCGGTCGGGTCGGTCACCCTGGATCTGCCGCCGTCCTCGGCCTGGTCCACCCGCACCGAGACCCTCTCCGTGCTGGACAGCACCAACGGCTCCACGTTCACCCAGATCGTGCCCTCGACCGGCTACACGTTCAACCCGTCGACCGGCAACACCGTGTCCTTCAACCTCCCGTCCGGGACCAGCACCCAGTACCTGGAGCTGAGCTTCACCGCCAACACCGGGTGGTCCGCGGCCCAGGTCTCGGAGTTCGAGGTCTTCCCGGGTTCCGGCAGCAGCTCCGGCAGCGCGACCCTCAGCGCCTCGCCGACCTCGGTCTCCTTCGGCAACCAGACCGACGGGACCACCAGTTCGGCGCGGTCGGTGACGGTGTCCAACACCGGTAGCGCGACGGCGACGATCTCCTCCATCGCGGCCGGGTCCGGCTTCGGCGAGACCAACAGCTGCGGATCCTCGATCGCGGCCGGCGGCTCGTGCACCGTGGCGGTCACCTTCTCGCCGACCTCGGCCGGTGCGTACTCGGCGAACCTGACGGTGTCGAGCAGCGCGACCAACGGCACCCTGACGGTGGCGTTGACCGGCACCGGGACCGCCACGCCGACCGCCACCCTGACCGCGTCGCCGACCTCGCTGTCCTTCGGCAGCGAGACGGTGGGGTCGACCACCTCGGCGCAGTCGGTGACGATCTCCAACACCGGCAGCGCCACGGCGTCGATCAGCTCGGTCGCGACCAGCGCGCCGTTCGCCGAGACCAACACCTGTGGCAGCACGCTGGCCGCAGGCGCGTCCTGCTCGGCGTCGGTGGTGTTCAGCCCGACCGTGAACGGCGCGGCCACGGCGAACCTGGCCGTCGCCAGCAACGCCTCGGACACCTCGTTGACCGTCGCGCTGACGGGCACCGGAACCGGAGGCACGGCCACCCCGACCGACCTGGCGCTGAACCAGCCGATCACGGCCAGCAGCGTCGAGCAGAACTACGTGGCGGCCAACGCCGACGACGGCAACGCCAACACGTACTGGGAGGGCAGCGACGGCGCCTGGCCGACCACCCTGGCCGTCAACCTGGGAGCGTCCGACGCGCTGGACCACGTGACGCTGGAGCTGCCGCCGTCCTCGGCCTGGGGCACCCGGACCCAGACCCTCTCGGTTCTGGGCAGTGCCAACGACAGCACCTGGACGACCCTGGTGGCCTCGGCGACCTACACCTGGAACCCGTCCACCGGCAACACCGTCACCATCAACCTGCCCTCGGGCACGACCGACCAGTACGTCGAACTCGATGTCACCGCCAACAGCGTGCAGAACGGCGCCCAGATCTCCGAGTTCCAGGTCTGGGGCACCGGCGCCGGCAGCGCCCTGCCCGACCTGGCGCTGAACCGGCCGATCACGGCCAGCAGCGTCGAGCAGAACTACCTGGCGGCCAACGCCGACGACGGCAACGCCAACACGTACTGGGAGGGCAGCGACGGCGCCTGGCCGACCACCCTGGCCGTCAACCTGGGCTCGTCCCAGACCCTCGGTCAGGTGGTGATCGACCTGCCGCCGTCCTCGGCCTGGGGCACCCGGACCCAGACGCTCTCGGTTCTGGGCAGTGCCAACGACAGCAGTTGGACGACCCTGGTGGCCTCGGCGACCTACACCTGGAACCCGTCCACCGGCAACACGGTCACCATCGCCCTGCCGGCCGGGACCGCCGAGCAGTACGTGGAGCTGGCCTTCACCGCCAACAGCGTCCAGAACGGCGCGCAGGTCTCCGAGTTGGCGATCTACGGCTGA
- a CDS encoding cold-shock protein, translating into MASGTVKWFNAEKGFGFIAQDGGGPDVFAHYSNINAQGFRELQEGQKVEFDVAQGQKGPQAENITVV; encoded by the coding sequence ATGGCCAGTGGCACCGTGAAGTGGTTCAACGCCGAGAAGGGCTTCGGTTTCATAGCGCAGGACGGCGGCGGCCCCGACGTCTTCGCCCACTACTCGAACATCAACGCCCAGGGGTTCCGTGAACTCCAGGAGGGCCAGAAGGTCGAGTTCGACGTCGCCCAGGGCCAGAAGGGCCCGCAGGCCGAGAACATCACCGTCGTCTGA
- a CDS encoding cellulase family glycosylhydrolase codes for MRHPTRLAAATAVVTAGCVAALLPLAGPTSAATATATTATASCSVSYADTSDWSTGFTAAITITDTGATAISGWTLGYAYTGNQTLQSGWNGTWSQAGQQVTVTAPSWSSGIAAGGSYTTDANFGYSGANAAPQSFTVNGVTCGPSASAAPSASASPSPSPSPSPSPSPSASASAPTGSAPALHVSGNRLVDATGRTVTLHGVNRSGAEFSCVQGTGIFDGPVDQASVSAMASWGINAVRVPLNEDCWLGLSDVDAAYAGSNYIDAIKDYVSLLHQNGLVAVLDLHWTDGVYTGDSSACSSATATCQKPMPDAAEAIPFWTSVAETFKGDDSTVFDLFNEPYPDRAASTATQAWTCWRDGGTCPGIGYQVAGMQSMVNAVRGTGADNVLMLGGLAYANDLTQWLAYEPSDPDHDLAASWHSYNFNSCSSSSCWNSQIAPVLAQVPLVTGELGENDCGTGYLGSLLPWLDQEGASYLAWTWNTWDCSSGPALISNYDGTPTAYGAGFKAHLAALG; via the coding sequence ATGAGACATCCCACCAGGCTCGCCGCCGCGACGGCGGTGGTCACGGCAGGCTGCGTCGCGGCGCTGCTGCCGCTGGCCGGCCCCACCTCGGCCGCGACCGCGACCGCCACGACGGCCACCGCCTCCTGCAGCGTCAGCTACGCGGACACCAGCGACTGGAGCACCGGCTTCACCGCCGCGATCACCATCACCGACACCGGTGCCACCGCCATCAGCGGCTGGACCCTGGGCTACGCCTACACCGGGAACCAGACCCTGCAGAGCGGCTGGAACGGCACCTGGTCGCAGGCCGGGCAGCAGGTCACCGTGACCGCGCCCAGCTGGAGCAGTGGCATCGCCGCCGGCGGCAGCTACACCACCGATGCCAACTTCGGCTACTCGGGCGCCAATGCCGCACCCCAGTCCTTCACCGTCAACGGCGTGACCTGCGGTCCCTCGGCAAGCGCCGCGCCGTCGGCGTCGGCGTCGCCCTCCCCCTCTCCCTCGCCGTCCCCTTCTCCCTCCCCCTCGGCGTCTGCCTCCGCTCCGACTGGGAGCGCTCCCGCCCTGCACGTGTCAGGGAACAGGCTGGTGGACGCCACCGGAAGGACCGTCACCCTGCACGGCGTGAACCGCTCCGGCGCGGAGTTCTCCTGCGTCCAGGGCACCGGGATCTTCGACGGACCGGTCGACCAGGCCTCCGTGTCCGCGATGGCGTCCTGGGGCATCAACGCCGTCCGGGTGCCGTTGAACGAGGACTGCTGGCTGGGCCTGTCCGACGTCGACGCCGCCTACGCCGGCAGCAACTACATCGACGCGATCAAGGACTATGTCTCGCTGCTGCACCAGAACGGCCTGGTCGCCGTCCTGGACCTGCACTGGACCGACGGCGTCTACACCGGTGACTCCTCCGCCTGCTCCAGCGCCACCGCGACCTGCCAGAAGCCCATGCCCGACGCGGCCGAGGCGATCCCGTTCTGGACCTCGGTCGCCGAGACCTTCAAGGGCGACGACTCCACCGTGTTCGACCTCTTCAACGAGCCCTACCCGGACCGGGCCGCGAGCACCGCCACCCAAGCCTGGACCTGCTGGCGTGACGGTGGCACCTGCCCGGGCATCGGCTACCAGGTGGCCGGAATGCAGTCGATGGTGAACGCGGTGCGCGGCACCGGCGCCGACAACGTGCTGATGCTCGGCGGTCTGGCCTACGCCAACGACCTCACCCAGTGGCTCGCCTACGAGCCCAGCGACCCCGACCACGACCTGGCCGCCTCCTGGCACTCGTACAACTTCAACAGCTGCAGCAGCAGCTCCTGCTGGAACAGCCAGATCGCCCCGGTCCTGGCCCAGGTGCCGCTGGTCACCGGTGAGCTCGGCGAGAACGACTGCGGCACCGGCTACCTCGGCTCGCTGCTGCCCTGGCTGGACCAGGAGGGCGCCTCGTACCTGGCCTGGACCTGGAACACCTGGGACTGCAGCTCGGGCCCCGCGCTGATCAGCAACTACGACGGCACCCCCACCGCCTACGGCGCGGGCTTCAAGGCCCACCTGGCCGCGCTGGGTTGA